A DNA window from Methylobacterium sp. NMS14P contains the following coding sequences:
- a CDS encoding ABC transporter ATP-binding protein translates to MLTLERVDAGYGATSILHAVSLEVRAGEVVTIVGANGAGKTTTLRTIAGLVKPTRGRILFEDEDVTRLSGHEMVARGVTLIPEGRQLFPEMTVRENLLMGAYRRAARERQSETLADVLDLFPRVRERLDQNAGSLSGGEQQMVAIARGMMARPKLLMFDEPSLGLAPIVVAQVFAVVDRIVKTGATVLIVEQNVFHTLQVADRGYVLENGEIVLADASAALLDNDHVRRAYLGI, encoded by the coding sequence ATGCTCACGCTTGAGCGCGTGGATGCCGGTTACGGCGCGACCAGCATCCTGCACGCCGTCTCGCTGGAGGTGCGCGCCGGCGAGGTGGTGACGATCGTCGGCGCGAACGGGGCCGGCAAGACGACGACGCTGCGGACCATCGCGGGCCTGGTGAAGCCCACCCGCGGCCGGATCCTGTTCGAGGACGAGGACGTAACCCGGCTCTCGGGCCACGAGATGGTGGCGCGCGGCGTCACCCTGATCCCGGAGGGGCGCCAGCTCTTCCCCGAGATGACGGTGCGGGAAAACCTGCTGATGGGCGCCTACCGCCGCGCGGCGCGCGAGCGCCAGTCGGAGACGCTCGCGGACGTGCTCGACCTGTTCCCGCGAGTGCGCGAGCGCCTCGACCAGAACGCCGGCTCCCTCTCGGGCGGCGAGCAGCAGATGGTGGCCATCGCCCGCGGGATGATGGCCCGTCCCAAGCTCCTGATGTTCGACGAGCCCTCGCTGGGCCTCGCGCCTATCGTGGTGGCGCAGGTCTTCGCGGTGGTCGACCGGATCGTGAAGACCGGCGCCACCGTCCTGATCGTCGAGCAGAACGTGTTCCACACGCTGCAGGTGGCCGACCGAGGCTACGTTCTGGAGAACGGCGAGATCGTCCTCGCCGACGCGTCCGCGGCCCTGCTCGACAACGACCACGTCCGACGCGCCTATCTGGGGATCTGA
- a CDS encoding YciI family protein — translation MPYMIETFDKAGSLDIRKANRAEHLVYLDRIKDRLLACGAKLNDDGSDAGGGLYVVDVETRAEAEALIHADPFYKVGLFERVEIRRWRKAYLDGRSYL, via the coding sequence ATGCCCTACATGATCGAGACCTTCGACAAGGCCGGAAGCCTGGACATCCGCAAGGCGAACCGGGCTGAGCACCTCGTCTACCTCGACCGGATCAAGGACCGGCTTCTGGCCTGCGGCGCGAAGCTGAACGACGACGGGAGCGACGCCGGCGGCGGCCTGTACGTCGTCGACGTCGAGACCCGCGCTGAGGCCGAGGCGCTCATCCACGCGGACCCGTTCTACAAGGTCGGGCTCTTCGAGCGCGTCGAGATCCGGCGCTGGCGCAAGGCCTACCTAGACGGCCGCAGCTATCTCTGA
- the catC gene encoding muconolactone Delta-isomerase gives MLYMVHMQVNIPASLPKSEADRLKAEEKAYAEKLQHDGTWRHLWRIAGQYANYSVFDVAGNDELHQVLSSLPLYPYMAISVTPLAQHPSAIAAN, from the coding sequence ATGCTCTACATGGTCCACATGCAGGTCAACATTCCGGCGTCGCTGCCGAAGTCGGAAGCGGATCGCCTCAAGGCTGAGGAGAAGGCCTACGCCGAGAAGCTCCAGCATGACGGCACATGGAGACACCTGTGGCGCATCGCCGGGCAGTACGCGAACTACAGTGTCTTCGACGTGGCCGGGAACGACGAGCTCCACCAGGTCCTGAGTTCGCTGCCGCTCTACCCGTACATGGCGATCAGCGTGACGCCGCTGGCGCAGCATCCCTCTGCCATCGCGGCCAACTGA
- a CDS encoding GMC family oxidoreductase, giving the protein MGSTDNDAVAAGDFDYVIVGGGTAGCVLANRLTESGTRRVLLLEAGGRARSPWVAIPAGFSRLLQHPSYNWRFRTEPEEATGGRVIAVPRGRGLGGSTLINGMIYVRGQPQDYDAWAQAGCRGWGFADVLPYFRRLEDYDGAADPLRARGGPLPLTEVAERPAIAEAFIAAAEAAGHPRNPDYNAASQDGFGYYQVNQRRGRRVSAADAYLRPALARPNLAVVTDAHVLRLTFDVDRASGVAALVGGRERLFRSRGEVILAAGAAQTPQILELSGLGDPAILTGLGVAVRSALPGVGANYMDHYCTRMNWRVRLPVTLNEQTRGLRLGVAAARYLATRRGILALGTGLAHGFVRTRPGLDGPDVQYFFMHASYANAAERKLDRLPGMTIGVTQLRPESRGTIHAASPDPLEPPAIRPNFLATEEDRRAMVEGMKIARAIVGQAPMARFRGAELNPGLDCRTDADWLDFARRDGQTIYHICGTCRMGGDPGSVTDPGLRVRGVAGLRVADASIMPRIVSGNTQAAVFMIAEKAADLIRADA; this is encoded by the coding sequence GTGGGATCGACCGACAACGACGCCGTCGCGGCGGGCGACTTCGACTACGTCATCGTGGGCGGCGGCACCGCGGGCTGCGTCCTGGCCAACAGGCTGACCGAGTCCGGGACGCGCCGGGTGCTGCTCCTCGAGGCGGGGGGACGGGCGCGCAGCCCCTGGGTCGCGATCCCAGCCGGGTTCAGCCGCCTGCTCCAGCACCCGTCCTACAACTGGCGCTTCCGGACCGAACCCGAGGAGGCGACGGGCGGCCGCGTGATCGCGGTTCCGCGGGGCCGAGGACTCGGCGGGTCGACGCTGATCAACGGCATGATCTACGTGCGCGGGCAGCCGCAGGATTACGACGCCTGGGCGCAGGCCGGGTGCCGCGGCTGGGGCTTCGCCGACGTGCTGCCCTACTTCCGCAGGCTCGAGGATTACGACGGGGCGGCCGATCCGCTACGCGCCCGTGGCGGCCCTCTGCCGCTCACGGAAGTCGCCGAGCGGCCGGCGATCGCCGAGGCCTTCATCGCCGCCGCGGAGGCGGCGGGACACCCGCGCAACCCCGACTACAACGCGGCGAGTCAGGACGGCTTCGGCTACTACCAAGTGAACCAGCGGCGCGGGCGGCGGGTCAGCGCCGCCGACGCCTATCTGCGGCCGGCCCTGGCCCGTCCGAACCTCGCCGTTGTGACCGACGCGCACGTCCTGCGGCTGACCTTCGACGTGGATCGGGCGAGCGGCGTCGCGGCACTGGTCGGCGGCCGCGAGCGGCTGTTCCGCTCCCGCGGGGAGGTGATCCTCGCCGCGGGCGCGGCGCAGACCCCGCAGATCCTGGAACTGTCGGGCCTCGGCGACCCGGCGATCCTTACCGGGCTCGGCGTGGCGGTGCGGTCCGCGCTGCCCGGCGTCGGTGCCAACTATATGGACCATTACTGCACGCGCATGAACTGGCGGGTCCGCCTGCCGGTGACGCTGAACGAGCAGACCCGCGGCCTGCGCCTCGGCGTCGCCGCAGCGCGCTACCTCGCGACGCGGCGGGGTATCCTGGCGCTGGGGACCGGTCTCGCCCACGGATTCGTGCGCACCCGACCGGGGCTCGACGGGCCCGACGTGCAGTACTTCTTCATGCACGCGAGCTACGCCAACGCCGCCGAGCGCAAGCTTGACCGCCTGCCCGGCATGACGATCGGCGTCACGCAGTTGCGGCCGGAATCGCGCGGGACGATCCACGCGGCGTCGCCCGATCCGCTCGAGCCTCCCGCCATCCGCCCGAATTTCCTCGCCACCGAGGAGGATCGCCGGGCGATGGTCGAGGGCATGAAGATCGCGCGTGCCATCGTCGGTCAGGCGCCGATGGCACGCTTCCGCGGGGCCGAGCTCAACCCCGGCCTGGACTGCCGGACCGACGCGGACTGGCTGGATTTCGCCCGCCGCGACGGCCAGACGATCTACCACATCTGCGGCACGTGCCGCATGGGCGGCGATCCGGGTTCCGTGACGGACCCGGGCCTGCGCGTGCGCGGCGTGGCCGGCCTGCGGGTGGCGGATGCTTCGATCATGCCACGCATCGTCTCCGGCAACACCCAGGCCGCCGTGTTCATGATCGCCGAGAAGGCCGCCGACCTGATCCGCGCCGATGCCTGA
- a CDS encoding ABC transporter substrate-binding protein — MRVLARALAAALVLGAAAHSTAETTAQAADVKFGALYPFSGQLALLGEESARGVEIAVDEINAAGGVQGQKVVLARGDAVDNNQAIGEARRLISLEKVVAIFGSYSSARSIAASQVAELSGIPYFELGAVAEEVTGRGLQYLYRTNPTAEDMAKLAVEMIVSKVAAGLGKKPEDLKIGIIYEDSSYGTSVAGFQKKFAAQAKLNVVTAQGYPASTVDMSSLVLDLKGRGIDVLLQTSYQNDSVLFLQQANEAGFKPGAIIGGGGGYSMQPTADAVGHKVIEGVLDTDFTQYLVNTRYTPGIENFVAAYQKKYGSAPRSGHSLNNYVGAKLILEAVGKAKGFEPDTVVKAAQGIDVKDGVTAVGYGLKFGKNNQNERAAMMGMQWQGGKLVTVYPDSAAVAPLEMRK, encoded by the coding sequence ATGAGAGTTCTGGCGCGTGCACTCGCCGCCGCCCTCGTGCTGGGCGCCGCGGCCCACTCGACGGCCGAGACGACGGCCCAGGCCGCCGACGTGAAGTTCGGCGCGCTCTACCCGTTCAGCGGCCAGCTCGCGCTCCTGGGCGAAGAGAGCGCGCGGGGCGTCGAGATCGCCGTCGACGAGATCAATGCCGCGGGCGGTGTCCAGGGCCAGAAGGTCGTCCTCGCCCGCGGCGACGCGGTCGACAACAACCAAGCAATCGGCGAGGCGCGCCGCCTCATCTCGCTGGAGAAGGTGGTGGCGATCTTCGGGTCCTACTCGTCCGCCCGCTCGATCGCCGCGAGCCAAGTGGCCGAGCTGTCGGGCATCCCGTATTTCGAGCTCGGCGCGGTGGCCGAGGAAGTCACCGGGCGCGGGCTGCAGTATCTCTACCGCACCAACCCGACGGCCGAGGACATGGCCAAGCTCGCGGTGGAGATGATCGTCAGCAAGGTCGCGGCCGGGCTGGGCAAGAAGCCCGAAGACCTGAAGATCGGCATCATCTACGAGGATTCGAGCTACGGAACGTCGGTGGCGGGCTTCCAGAAGAAGTTCGCCGCGCAGGCCAAGCTAAACGTCGTGACCGCGCAGGGCTACCCGGCCTCGACGGTCGACATGTCCTCCCTGGTCCTCGACCTGAAAGGACGCGGAATCGACGTCCTGCTCCAGACGTCCTACCAGAACGATTCCGTGCTGTTCCTCCAGCAGGCCAACGAGGCGGGGTTCAAGCCCGGCGCCATCATCGGCGGCGGCGGCGGATACTCGATGCAGCCCACCGCCGACGCGGTCGGCCACAAGGTCATCGAGGGCGTGCTCGACACCGACTTCACCCAGTATCTCGTCAACACGCGGTACACGCCCGGCATCGAGAACTTCGTCGCGGCCTACCAGAAGAAGTACGGCAGCGCGCCCCGCTCCGGGCACTCGCTCAACAACTACGTCGGCGCCAAGCTCATCCTCGAGGCCGTCGGCAAGGCGAAGGGCTTCGAGCCCGACACCGTCGTCAAGGCGGCCCAGGGCATCGACGTGAAGGACGGCGTCACCGCGGTCGGCTACGGGCTCAAGTTCGGCAAGAACAATCAGAACGAGCGCGCCGCGATGATGGGCATGCAGTGGCAGGGCGGCAAGCTCGTCACCGTCTATCCCGACAGCGCCGCCGTCGCGCCCCTGGAGATGCGCAAGTAA
- a CDS encoding branched-chain amino acid ABC transporter ATP-binding protein/permease — translation MTDIPIPAAPSAGLSVFPRRAAAALALVLASLVAVPVAVGNPFIYHVFITICVFAALSTAWNIVGGYAGQLSLGHGIFYGLGAYCGMLLVGAGTSPWIGMVAGAALAVLVALAISYPCFRLHGPFFSLATIAFLEVFRVLALHFRDLTGGATALMIPLKFGSTWMVFRDRWPPLAIAFGLLLLTLAVAWWMRSHRIGFYLVATRERESAARAAGVRTVRARLIAVAVSGALTAMVGTFHAMYLTFIEPAAMFSLTLSIQIAMFALIGGLGTVFGPLLGALLLVPITELARGWLGAKALGLHGLVYGVVLVLVVLFLPNGLMGLVSRFARAGAGGRGAQAASVPAVLRAPERPAVGADLVRVEGLQKRFGGLHVTNDVGFTLREGEILGLIGPNGAGKTTVFNMISGFLKPDAGTVSVRAPDGTWHRPARPSDFATLGVGRTFQIVQPFAAMTVEENIMVGAFHRRSDVREARAVARETAERMGLAPWLGSEARGLTIGGLKRLEVARVMAMRPRVLLLDEVMAGINQTDVRRAIDLMLSIRDTGVSIIAIEHVMQAVMALSDRVIVLSSGQIIAQGSPQDVVRDPAVIEAYLGKEFAHAHA, via the coding sequence ATGACCGATATCCCGATCCCCGCCGCACCGTCCGCCGGATTGTCCGTGTTCCCGCGCCGGGCTGCCGCGGCCCTGGCGCTCGTCCTCGCGTCCCTGGTGGCCGTGCCGGTCGCGGTCGGCAACCCGTTCATCTACCACGTCTTCATCACGATCTGCGTCTTCGCGGCGCTCTCGACCGCATGGAACATCGTCGGCGGCTACGCCGGCCAGCTCTCTCTCGGCCACGGCATCTTCTACGGGCTCGGCGCCTATTGCGGGATGCTGCTCGTCGGTGCCGGGACCAGCCCGTGGATCGGCATGGTGGCCGGCGCCGCCCTCGCCGTCCTGGTGGCGCTGGCGATCAGCTACCCGTGCTTCCGGCTGCACGGACCGTTCTTCTCGCTGGCGACCATCGCCTTCCTCGAAGTCTTCCGCGTGCTGGCCCTGCATTTCCGCGACCTGACCGGGGGTGCCACCGCACTGATGATCCCGCTGAAGTTCGGCTCGACGTGGATGGTGTTCCGGGACCGCTGGCCGCCGCTGGCCATCGCCTTCGGGCTCCTCCTGCTGACGCTGGCGGTCGCGTGGTGGATGCGGAGCCACCGGATCGGCTTCTACCTCGTCGCGACCCGCGAGCGGGAATCGGCCGCGCGCGCCGCGGGCGTGCGCACGGTGCGCGCGCGGCTCATCGCCGTGGCGGTGTCTGGGGCGCTGACCGCGATGGTCGGCACCTTCCACGCCATGTACCTGACCTTCATCGAGCCGGCGGCGATGTTCTCGCTGACCCTGTCGATCCAGATCGCGATGTTCGCGCTGATCGGCGGACTCGGCACGGTGTTCGGGCCGCTCCTCGGCGCGCTGCTCCTCGTGCCGATCACCGAGCTGGCCCGCGGCTGGCTCGGCGCCAAGGCCCTCGGGCTCCACGGCCTCGTCTACGGCGTCGTTCTGGTGCTCGTCGTTCTGTTCCTGCCCAACGGGCTGATGGGCCTCGTGTCCCGCTTCGCGCGGGCCGGGGCGGGCGGCCGCGGCGCGCAGGCGGCGTCGGTTCCGGCCGTTCTGCGGGCCCCGGAGCGGCCGGCGGTCGGCGCGGACCTGGTCCGGGTCGAGGGGCTGCAGAAGCGCTTCGGCGGCCTTCACGTTACCAACGATGTCGGATTCACGCTCCGGGAGGGCGAGATCCTCGGCCTGATCGGCCCGAACGGGGCGGGCAAGACCACCGTCTTCAACATGATCTCGGGCTTCCTCAAGCCCGATGCCGGCACGGTGAGCGTCCGCGCGCCGGACGGGACGTGGCACCGGCCGGCCCGGCCGTCGGATTTCGCGACGCTCGGCGTCGGCCGCACCTTCCAGATCGTGCAGCCCTTCGCGGCCATGACGGTCGAGGAGAACATCATGGTCGGCGCGTTCCACCGGCGCAGCGACGTCCGCGAAGCCCGGGCGGTCGCGCGCGAGACCGCCGAGCGGATGGGGCTCGCGCCCTGGCTCGGGAGCGAGGCGCGCGGCCTCACCATCGGGGGCCTCAAGCGGCTCGAGGTCGCCCGCGTGATGGCGATGCGCCCGCGCGTGCTGCTGCTCGACGAGGTCATGGCCGGCATCAACCAGACCGACGTGCGCCGCGCCATCGACCTGATGCTGTCGATCCGCGACACCGGCGTCAGCATCATCGCGATCGAGCACGTCATGCAGGCGGTGATGGCGCTTTCCGACCGGGTGATCGTCCTGAGTTCCGGGCAGATCATCGCCCAGGGCAGCCCGCAGGACGTGGTGCGCGACCCCGCCGTGATCGAGGCGTATCTCGGCAAGGAGTTCGCCCATGCTCACGCTTGA
- a CDS encoding branched-chain amino acid ABC transporter permease, producing the protein MDVFLQVLANGVMLGGLFAIVSVGLTLIFGIVKVVNFAHGEFLMVGMYLTYLAVTGLGLHPFAALIIVVPILFLLGALTQRFLIQPLLAAGDHHIQIFATVGLSTVLINLALLVFGADIANTPPSGLRQPVQIGPVRVLLGQVVILGAAIVLVAALQTFLARTRTGRAIRAVAQNRAAAELMGIDVNRIYALTFGIGAACVGVAAALIAPLYPTSPNSGTYFVLIAFVVVVLGGLGSIRGAFVGAILIGLIDSVTGFYVGADMREVAVFGVFLAILILKPSGLFGRQLRLSHVSL; encoded by the coding sequence ATGGACGTCTTCCTCCAGGTGCTCGCCAACGGGGTGATGCTCGGCGGCCTGTTCGCGATTGTCAGCGTCGGGCTGACCTTGATCTTCGGCATCGTGAAGGTCGTCAACTTCGCTCACGGTGAGTTCCTGATGGTCGGGATGTACCTGACCTACCTCGCCGTCACCGGGCTCGGCCTGCACCCGTTCGCCGCCCTGATCATCGTCGTGCCGATCCTGTTCCTGCTGGGTGCGCTGACCCAGCGGTTTCTGATCCAGCCGCTGCTCGCCGCGGGCGACCACCACATCCAGATCTTCGCCACGGTCGGCCTCTCGACGGTCCTCATCAATCTCGCCCTTCTCGTCTTCGGAGCGGACATCGCCAACACGCCGCCGTCGGGCCTGCGCCAGCCGGTCCAGATCGGGCCGGTCCGGGTGCTCCTCGGGCAGGTGGTGATCCTCGGCGCGGCGATCGTGCTCGTGGCGGCGCTCCAGACGTTCCTGGCGCGCACCCGCACCGGGCGTGCGATCCGGGCGGTCGCCCAGAACCGCGCCGCGGCCGAGCTGATGGGCATCGACGTGAACCGGATCTACGCCCTGACCTTCGGCATCGGCGCGGCCTGCGTCGGGGTCGCGGCGGCGCTGATCGCGCCGCTCTACCCGACCTCCCCCAACAGCGGCACCTACTTCGTCCTGATCGCCTTCGTGGTCGTCGTGCTCGGCGGCCTCGGCTCGATTCGCGGCGCCTTCGTCGGGGCGATCCTGATCGGCCTGATCGACAGCGTCACGGGCTTCTACGTCGGCGCCGACATGCGCGAGGTCGCGGTCTTCGGCGTGTTCCTGGCGATCCTGATCCTGAAGCCGTCGGGCCTCTTCGGCCGGCAGTTGCGGCTGTCCCACGTCTCGCTGTGA
- a CDS encoding shikimate dehydrogenase family protein: MSSAVTATGITGRTRVYGILADPIYHVKAPEVMGALFARHGVDGVLVPLHVTADGLAAVMDGLRQLRNFGGFIATVPHKTAMTGLCDALTREAEQIGAVNCVRREADGRMVGTMLDGIGFVEALRASRLEPRGRSAALAGAGGAASAIAFALAEAGVARLTILNRTAGRARALADRLRAAYPALAVAAEGAQAEHDLLVNGTSLGMRPQDAAPFDLTALHAGQFVAEAIMDPETTPLLAAALAAGCRIQRGLPMLERQIALMARHMGAL, translated from the coding sequence ATGAGCAGTGCGGTCACCGCGACCGGGATCACCGGGCGGACCCGGGTCTACGGGATCCTGGCGGACCCGATCTACCACGTGAAGGCGCCCGAGGTGATGGGGGCGCTCTTCGCCCGCCACGGCGTCGACGGCGTGCTCGTCCCGCTGCACGTGACGGCGGACGGGCTCGCCGCCGTGATGGACGGGCTGCGGCAGCTGCGCAATTTCGGCGGCTTCATCGCCACGGTCCCGCACAAGACCGCGATGACCGGCCTGTGCGACGCGCTGACCCGCGAAGCCGAGCAGATCGGGGCGGTCAACTGCGTCCGGCGGGAGGCGGACGGGCGCATGGTCGGCACGATGCTCGACGGGATCGGGTTCGTCGAGGCGCTGCGCGCGTCGAGATTGGAGCCGAGGGGCCGGAGCGCGGCCCTCGCGGGGGCCGGCGGCGCGGCGAGCGCCATCGCGTTCGCGCTCGCCGAGGCGGGCGTCGCGCGCCTGACGATCCTGAACCGCACCGCCGGCCGCGCCCGGGCGCTGGCGGATCGCCTGCGCGCCGCCTATCCCGCGCTGGCAGTCGCCGCGGAGGGCGCACAGGCGGAGCACGACCTCCTCGTCAACGGTACGTCGCTCGGGATGCGCCCTCAGGACGCCGCCCCGTTCGATCTGACCGCCCTCCACGCCGGCCAGTTCGTCGCCGAGGCGATCATGGATCCGGAGACCACGCCGCTGCTCGCCGCCGCGCTGGCGGCGGGCTGCCGCATCCAGAGGGGTCTGCCGATGCTGGAGCGCCAGATCGCCCTAATGGCCCGCCACATGGGTGCCCTCTGA
- the fabG gene encoding 3-oxoacyl-ACP reductase FabG has translation MTERQTNPEAIVRRASHAGRRVLVTGAGRGIGRAIAEGFGARGALVGVADVNADDVVATVAAIEGGGGRALPLRLDVADYAAVEAALSEAAAAMGGAFDTVVNNAGISPKHDGAAHRVWEMDPAEWNRVVAVNLTGAFNTVRALAPAMCAAGRGWIVNMSSVAGKTHSPIVACHYAASKAGLIGLTKHLAAELGPFGIRVNAIAPGRIETPMVRAVGRAVNDEQVRLTPMGRLGAPEEVADLALYLTSAEASFVTGQTVDVAGGLYMT, from the coding sequence ATGACCGAGCGGCAGACGAACCCCGAGGCGATCGTCCGGCGCGCGAGCCACGCCGGACGGCGCGTCCTCGTCACGGGGGCCGGCCGCGGGATCGGCCGGGCGATCGCGGAGGGGTTCGGCGCGCGGGGCGCCCTGGTGGGCGTGGCCGACGTGAACGCGGACGACGTCGTGGCGACCGTCGCGGCGATCGAGGGCGGAGGCGGTCGCGCCCTGCCGCTGCGCCTCGACGTCGCCGACTACGCGGCGGTCGAGGCGGCCCTGTCGGAGGCCGCCGCCGCGATGGGCGGCGCGTTCGACACGGTGGTCAACAACGCCGGCATCTCGCCCAAGCACGACGGGGCGGCCCACCGGGTCTGGGAGATGGACCCGGCGGAGTGGAACCGCGTCGTCGCGGTCAACCTGACGGGGGCGTTCAACACCGTCCGCGCGCTGGCGCCCGCGATGTGCGCGGCCGGGCGCGGCTGGATCGTCAACATGTCGTCGGTGGCGGGCAAGACCCACTCGCCGATCGTCGCCTGCCACTACGCGGCCTCGAAGGCCGGGCTGATCGGGCTCACCAAGCACCTCGCGGCCGAGCTCGGTCCGTTCGGCATCCGCGTCAACGCGATCGCGCCGGGGCGGATCGAGACCCCGATGGTCCGGGCGGTGGGCCGCGCCGTCAACGACGAGCAGGTGCGCCTGACCCCGATGGGCCGCCTCGGCGCACCCGAGGAGGTCGCGGATCTCGCCCTCTACCTGACGTCGGCCGAGGCCAGCTTCGTCACCGGCCAGACCGTCGACGTCGCCGGCGGCCTCTACATGACGTGA